One genomic segment of [Phormidium] sp. ETS-05 includes these proteins:
- a CDS encoding CHAT domain-containing protein, whose translation MTNPHLPCPSPIMSATKTLPLSLLIPSGLSLSLLISLATPLQAQPVPATDGTGTLVTPDGQRYDIHGGTLSRDSQNLFHSFQQFGLNPTETANFISNPDIRNILGRVVGGDPSIINGLIQITGGNSNLFLINPAGILFGANASLNVPADFTATTATGIGFGNNQWFNVFANNDYANLTGTPSAFIFPSTQLGTIINEGNLNLTNGSNLNLFANTVINTGTITVPGGNINISAVPNGNILRLSQPGHILSLEIENRFVVGLQPKETLPQLLTGGDPIHHATTVQKLPDGTIRLTGSQTSIPLEPGITVVSGNMSVATGQMTNDQGQMTILGDKIALIGANIDASGTNGGGNIHIGLETGFLADSSSPSSLSSPSSLSSPSSPVPPLKPSPPTPLPGRERGESPPVPPSFFAATHTYIDPNTTITANAINSGNGGQIIIWSDNTTQFHGNISATGSENGGFVEVSGKQNLIFRGNVDLSSANGQSGTLLLDPENIIIVSGSGAADDSQLSDNQILFGDDPDATYTISERALGNLSGDANVILEATNNITIEDLSDDRLSFQLGSGTIEFTADADSDGNGIFTMNPGDTIGARGRDITISAASVTTGTINTNNSTSGGDAGNITITTSGGNISTGLLNSSAQGSGVAGNVTLSVTGGNGSIDTASDAINAGAVDGSGGNISVSTAGGDIITGNVISRASGSGTGGNITLNVNGGTGAIDTTAGLLNALSQRGQGGNITLSTAGGDITTGEVTAGDIQAGISGNITINVQGTTGNINTTAQPLRASSGVGDAGNVTLTTGGGNITTGTINARPSSRDNSGEIKLEVLAGSGVIDTTAGTVNVSAIGGGNAGNIVLRTATGDITTGSLSASANGGGMAGSVTLQVQGGTGSIDTSGIDSNVAIDSNANGGGDGGNISLSVVGGDITAGKLNSVANGQGTSGDIEIIAPAGTVDFTNRVDSGNLNITGIEIDFTGGNSSVNGTGELLLQPGNASQNINLGTTEGTAGLDISARDLAALQNGFTAINIGLADGTGNITLGDDASFKSPVAITGGSTLTGPNRNTTWTLTGANTGSLSGYNNGLTFTNIENLTGGTASDKFVFNPGASLSGIIDGGPGIDSLDYSNFNAPFTVNLAENRATATNGVFNIEELITENTPTPPDGETPDGETPDGETPDGETPDGETPDGETPDGETPDGETPDGETPDGETPDGETPDGETPLFSPGTPSLPTATEPEVSPVAEELEVPPTNSPPVQTAPVAPPPAAPTLPSITLSDSNEELAPAPTPVIQAPEPVATPLVGWVEERNPTPEVIQAPEPLVPPVIQVPEPVVPPVIQVPETAPVIQAPEPVVPPVIQVSETALVIQVPETAPVIQVSEPVLNPDGLKPNEPLTPNSELGMNVAIPLWAQPPQFTPPEERFLGSGANEDIAPAPPTEENSILRLTSREDIGLLLAAGNVSEAAAAMDLLFSEEFENYLGYKAPKAYLSFGQLQNKLREQGIAQKQKPAIIYIFAGTNRLDLILVPPEGKPIYKSVEDAPRETVLAKVAELKGEIANPTRRRTTSYLPAAQQLYQWTIGPLEADLKRLGIETLLVIPDAGLRTLPLAALHDGERFLVEKYSLSLIPSFYLTDIGVTADMRQAQVLAMGMSEFQDQSPLPAVPVEVKTIGENLWSGEVFLNQDFTLANLQKLQTSNRNGILHLATHGQFQSGQPANSYIQMWDQKLSLDEMRNLNWRELNVELLVLSACRTAVGDEGVEFGFAGLAVASGVKTAVASLWYANDAATLGLMSEFYYQLRSAPTKAEALRRAQISMLQGNVRVKASDTERELVGDFGSVPLPSPLADGTVLQHPYFWSGFTAIGSPW comes from the coding sequence TTGACAAATCCCCACCTTCCTTGTCCCAGTCCCATCATGTCCGCAACCAAAACCCTCCCCTTATCTCTCCTCATCCCATCTGGGCTGTCATTATCTCTCCTGATATCTCTTGCCACTCCACTGCAAGCCCAACCAGTCCCCGCCACCGACGGCACCGGCACCCTCGTCACCCCCGACGGCCAGCGCTATGATATTCACGGCGGCACCCTATCTCGAGACAGCCAAAACCTCTTCCACAGCTTCCAACAATTTGGCCTCAATCCAACAGAAACTGCCAACTTTATCTCCAACCCCGATATCCGCAACATTTTGGGCAGAGTAGTTGGCGGCGACCCCTCAATTATCAATGGATTAATCCAAATCACCGGCGGCAACTCCAACCTATTTTTAATCAACCCCGCCGGGATTCTCTTCGGTGCTAATGCCAGTTTAAACGTACCCGCCGACTTCACCGCCACCACCGCCACCGGTATCGGTTTCGGCAATAATCAGTGGTTTAATGTTTTTGCTAATAACGACTACGCCAACCTCACCGGCACCCCCAGCGCCTTCATTTTCCCTTCCACACAACTGGGGACAATTATCAATGAAGGAAACTTAAACTTAACCAACGGTAGCAACCTCAACCTCTTCGCAAACACCGTCATCAACACCGGCACCATTACAGTCCCTGGCGGCAACATCAACATCAGTGCAGTCCCCAATGGCAACATCCTTCGCCTCAGCCAACCGGGACATATCCTGAGTTTAGAAATCGAAAACAGGTTTGTAGTTGGGCTTCAGCCCAAAGAAACTCTCCCACAACTCCTCACTGGCGGCGACCCCATCCACCACGCCACCACAGTCCAGAAACTCCCAGATGGCACGATTCGCCTCACCGGTTCCCAAACCTCCATTCCCCTAGAACCGGGCATCACAGTGGTGAGCGGTAATATGTCGGTTGCCACAGGACAAATGACCAATGACCAAGGACAAATGACAATCCTTGGCGATAAAATCGCTCTCATCGGCGCCAACATCGATGCCAGTGGCACCAACGGCGGCGGTAATATCCACATTGGTCTAGAAACCGGGTTTCTTGCGGACTCTTCCTCCCCATCCTCCCTCTCCTCCCCATCCTCCCTCTCCTCCCCATCCTCCCCCGTCCCCCCGCTAAAGCCCTCACCCCCAACCCCTCTCCCAGGGAGGGAGAGGGGGGAAAGTCCCCCCGTCCCCCCGTCTTTCTTTGCCGCCACCCACACCTACATCGACCCCAACACCACCATTACTGCTAATGCCATTAACAGCGGTAACGGCGGTCAAATTATCATTTGGAGCGACAACACCACCCAATTTCACGGTAATATCAGCGCCACCGGCAGCGAAAACGGCGGTTTTGTGGAAGTTTCCGGCAAACAAAACCTGATATTTCGTGGCAACGTTGACCTTTCCTCTGCCAACGGACAGAGCGGGACTTTATTATTAGACCCAGAAAATATCATCATCGTCAGCGGCAGTGGCGCCGCCGATGATAGTCAACTATCAGATAATCAAATCCTGTTTGGCGATGACCCAGATGCCACCTACACCATCTCGGAAAGAGCGCTAGGAAACCTCAGCGGCGATGCCAACGTTATTCTAGAAGCCACTAATAACATCACCATTGAAGATTTAAGCGATGACCGCCTTAGTTTTCAACTCGGTAGCGGCACCATTGAGTTTACCGCCGATGCTGATAGCGATGGCAATGGTATCTTTACCATGAACCCGGGCGACACGATCGGCGCTCGGGGCAGGGATATCACCATCTCCGCTGCTAGCGTCACCACTGGCACTATCAACACCAATAACAGCACCAGTGGCGGTGATGCAGGCAACATCACCATCACCACTTCTGGCGGCAATATCAGCACCGGTCTGCTCAACTCTTCCGCTCAGGGTTCGGGGGTGGCGGGGAATGTCACTCTCTCTGTCACCGGCGGTAATGGTAGCATCGACACAGCCTCGGACGCTATCAATGCAGGTGCGGTAGATGGCTCTGGGGGGAATATCTCTGTGAGTACCGCTGGCGGGGATATTATTACTGGTAATGTGATTTCCCGCGCTTCCGGTAGCGGTACGGGGGGAAATATCACCCTCAATGTCAATGGTGGCACTGGTGCTATTGATACCACAGCCGGACTTTTAAACGCCCTCTCCCAAAGGGGTCAGGGGGGCAATATTACTTTGAGTACCGCTGGCGGTGATATCACCACTGGGGAAGTGACGGCGGGAGATATCCAAGCTGGCATCTCCGGCAATATCACCATTAATGTCCAAGGCACCACGGGCAATATCAACACCACCGCTCAACCACTGCGGGCATCTTCCGGCGTGGGGGATGCAGGGAATGTGACTCTGACTACCGGCGGCGGCAATATCACTACCGGAACTATTAACGCCCGCCCCTCCAGCAGGGATAATAGCGGGGAGATTAAGCTGGAGGTGCTAGCTGGGAGTGGTGTGATAGATACTACCGCTGGCACTGTGAACGTGTCGGCGATCGGCGGTGGCAATGCAGGCAATATTGTACTCAGAACCGCTACGGGGGATATTACTACCGGCTCTTTGAGTGCTTCTGCTAACGGCGGCGGTATGGCTGGCTCCGTGACCCTGCAAGTCCAAGGAGGCACTGGTAGTATCGATACCTCTGGGATTGACTCTAATGTGGCGATCGACTCCAACGCCAACGGTGGCGGCGACGGCGGCAATATCTCCCTATCTGTCGTTGGCGGCGACATCACCGCCGGGAAGCTCAACTCTGTTGCTAACGGACAGGGCACCAGTGGCGATATTGAAATTATCGCTCCCGCCGGGACAGTTGATTTCACCAACCGGGTGGATAGCGGCAACTTAAATATTACCGGCATAGAAATAGACTTCACCGGGGGCAATTCTTCTGTTAACGGGACTGGCGAATTACTACTGCAACCAGGTAACGCCAGTCAAAACATCAACCTTGGCACCACGGAAGGCACCGCCGGTTTGGATATCTCCGCCAGGGACTTAGCCGCCCTCCAAAACGGCTTCACCGCTATCAACATCGGCCTTGCTGACGGCACCGGTAATATTACCCTGGGGGATGATGCCAGTTTTAAATCTCCCGTCGCCATTACTGGCGGCTCCACTCTCACAGGGCCAAACCGCAATACTACCTGGACTCTCACCGGTGCCAATACTGGCAGCCTCAGCGGTTATAACAATGGCTTGACTTTTACTAATATCGAAAATCTCACCGGCGGCACCGCTAGTGATAAGTTTGTTTTCAACCCTGGTGCTAGTTTAAGCGGCATTATCGACGGCGGCCCCGGTATTGACAGTCTCGACTACTCTAATTTCAATGCCCCATTTACAGTTAACCTCGCGGAAAACAGAGCCACGGCTACTAATGGGGTGTTCAATATTGAAGAGTTGATCACCGAAAATACTCCCACTCCGCCCGATGGCGAAACTCCCGATGGTGAAACTCCCGACGGCGAAACTCCCGACGGCGAAACTCCCGATGGTGAAACTCCCGATGGTGAAACTCCCGACGGCGAAACTCCCGATGGTGAAACTCCCGACGGCGAAACTCCCGACGGCGAAACTCCCGATGGCGAAACTCCCGATGGCGAAACTCCCCTGTTTTCTCCTGGTACTCCCTCCCTACCAACGGCGACGGAACCGGAAGTGTCCCCAGTAGCAGAGGAGCTGGAAGTACCCCCAACCAATTCCCCTCCAGTACAAACTGCGCCTGTAGCTCCCCCTCCTGCCGCTCCTACTTTGCCCAGCATTACTTTGTCAGACAGTAATGAGGAATTAGCGCCCGCTCCCACGCCAGTTATTCAAGCGCCAGAGCCTGTAGCCACACCCCTTGTAGGTTGGGTTGAGGAACGAAACCCAACTCCGGAAGTTATTCAAGCGCCAGAGCCGTTAGTTCCGCCAGTTATTCAAGTACCAGAGCCGGTAGTTCCGCCAGTTATTCAAGTGCCTGAAACAGCGCCAGTTATTCAAGCGCCAGAGCCGGTAGTTCCGCCAGTTATTCAAGTGTCTGAAACAGCGTTAGTTATTCAAGTTCCTGAAACAGCGCCAGTTATTCAAGTATCGGAGCCTGTTTTAAACCCGGATGGGCTAAAGCCCAACGAGCCGCTGACGCCTAACTCCGAATTAGGGATGAATGTTGCGATCCCGCTGTGGGCGCAACCGCCGCAATTTACGCCTCCCGAAGAGCGGTTTTTGGGGTCTGGTGCTAATGAGGATATAGCTCCAGCGCCGCCTACCGAGGAAAATTCGATTCTCCGTTTGACGAGTCGGGAAGATATCGGCTTGTTGTTGGCGGCGGGGAATGTGTCGGAAGCGGCGGCGGCGATGGATTTGTTGTTTAGTGAGGAATTCGAGAATTATTTGGGTTATAAGGCACCCAAGGCTTATCTCTCTTTTGGGCAGTTGCAAAACAAACTGCGGGAGCAGGGAATTGCCCAGAAACAGAAGCCAGCAATTATTTATATTTTTGCCGGGACTAACCGCTTGGATTTGATATTGGTGCCACCGGAAGGTAAGCCGATTTATAAAAGTGTGGAGGATGCGCCCCGTGAGACGGTGTTAGCGAAAGTGGCGGAATTGAAAGGGGAAATCGCCAACCCAACGCGCCGCCGCACTACGAGTTATTTGCCTGCTGCGCAGCAGCTTTATCAGTGGACGATCGGGCCTTTGGAGGCAGATTTAAAACGGTTGGGCATTGAGACGCTATTGGTGATCCCGGATGCGGGTTTGCGCACTTTGCCCCTGGCGGCTTTGCATGATGGGGAAAGGTTTTTAGTAGAGAAGTACAGTTTAAGCCTGATTCCCAGTTTTTATCTGACTGATATCGGGGTGACAGCAGATATGCGTCAGGCGCAAGTGTTGGCGATGGGGATGTCGGAGTTTCAAGACCAATCGCCTTTGCCTGCGGTGCCGGTGGAAGTGAAAACTATTGGGGAAAATTTGTGGTCGGGAGAGGTATTTCTCAATCAAGATTTTACTCTGGCAAATTTGCAGAAACTGCAGACAAGCAACAGGAATGGCATTTTACATCTGGCGACTCACGGGCAGTTTCAGTCTGGGCAACCGGCTAATTCCTATATCCAAATGTGGGATCAAAAGCTGTCTTTGGATGAGATGCGGAATTTGAACTGGCGGGAACTGAATGTGGAGTTGTTGGTTTTGAGTGCTTGTCGCACGGCGGTGGGTGATGAGGGGGTGGAGTTTGGCTTTGCGGGGTTGGCGGTGGCGTCGGGGGTGAAGACGGCGGTAGCTAGTCTTTGGTATGCCAATGATGCGGCGACTTTGGGCCTGATGAGTGAGTTTTATTATCAGTTGCGATCGGCTCCCACGAAGGCGGAAGCGCTCAGAAGAGCCCAAATATCGATGCTGCAGGGGAATGTGCGGGTAAAAGCCAGTGACACGGAGCGGGAGCTGGTGGGAGATTTTGGCTCGGTCCCCCTCCCGTCGCCGTTAGCTGATGGCACAGTTTTGCAGCATCCTTATTTTTGGTCTGGGTTTACGGCGATCGGCAGTCCTTGGTAG
- a CDS encoding cation:proton antiporter subunit C, with protein MIGLEAFVFATIVGGFLGTILKKNLLMKIVSMDVMSTGVIAYYVLVAARNGWFTPIIGNAKNNANYADPVPQAVILTAIVIGFSIQALMLVGVMKLSKDNPTLETPEIEKNNLL; from the coding sequence ATGATCGGGTTAGAAGCATTCGTATTTGCTACCATAGTGGGCGGGTTTTTGGGCACGATTTTGAAAAAAAATCTGCTGATGAAAATTGTATCGATGGATGTGATGAGTACGGGTGTGATTGCCTATTACGTGCTGGTAGCAGCGCGCAATGGCTGGTTTACCCCGATTATTGGCAACGCTAAAAACAATGCTAATTATGCGGATCCAGTGCCCCAAGCGGTAATCTTAACGGCGATAGTGATTGGCTTTTCGATTCAGGCTTTAATGCTAGTTGGCGTGATGAAGCTATCGAAGGATAATCCCACCTTAGAAACCCCGGAAATCGAAAAGAATAATTTGCTATGA
- a CDS encoding cation:proton antiporter encodes MNWITIGFIFLPFFTGFIVFIIPKIDRYLALGTALATFAYGLYLFTQPRLDLKLLDNFGVTLLVDELSGYFILTNALVTAAVTLYCWQTGKTPFFYGQMVILHGSLNAAFVCTDFMSLYVALEVSGIAGSLLVAYPRSERSIWVALRYLFVSNIAMLFYLVGAALVYQANHSFSFDGLRDAPPEAMALIFMALLTKGGVFVSGLWLPMTHSESESPVSAMLSGVVVKAGVFPLVRCALIFDEVDPVIRLFGMGTAVLGVSYAMWATDTKRLLAFSTVSQLGWILSAPEVAGFYTLTHGLVKSSLFMLAGALPSRNFKELQNKPIDTSLWLALVIAAFSISGFPLLSGFGAKVLTLKNLLPWQDLTMNLVAVGTAISLAKFIFLPHKTLEEPKPLKLGFWLGVLLLLGSLIVANVVYYEAYNLLNIIKALAVIGGGWLAYWVVFRRTAIKLPRVFEQFDDLLGVMTVISILLFWVAVSSGWS; translated from the coding sequence ATGAATTGGATTACCATTGGTTTTATCTTTCTCCCGTTTTTCACGGGATTTATCGTCTTCATCATCCCCAAAATAGACCGCTATTTGGCGCTAGGGACGGCTCTGGCCACCTTCGCCTATGGCTTGTATCTATTTACCCAGCCGCGCTTGGACCTGAAATTACTGGATAATTTTGGCGTCACCTTGTTGGTGGATGAATTAAGCGGTTATTTTATCCTGACCAATGCACTGGTGACGGCGGCGGTGACTCTCTACTGCTGGCAAACTGGGAAGACGCCTTTCTTTTATGGCCAGATGGTGATTCTGCATGGCAGCTTGAATGCCGCGTTTGTCTGTACAGATTTTATGAGTTTGTATGTGGCACTAGAGGTGAGCGGGATTGCGGGCTCTCTGTTGGTGGCTTATCCCAGAAGCGAGCGATCGATTTGGGTTGCCTTGCGCTATCTGTTTGTCAGCAACATCGCCATGCTCTTCTATCTAGTGGGGGCAGCGTTGGTTTACCAGGCCAATCATTCCTTCAGTTTTGATGGGTTGCGGGATGCGCCACCGGAGGCAATGGCCCTCATCTTTATGGCACTGCTGACTAAGGGAGGAGTTTTTGTCTCCGGCTTGTGGCTACCCATGACCCACTCGGAATCAGAATCACCGGTTTCGGCGATGCTTTCGGGGGTGGTGGTGAAAGCGGGAGTCTTTCCCCTGGTGCGTTGCGCTCTCATCTTTGATGAGGTCGATCCTGTAATCCGGTTATTCGGTATGGGAACGGCAGTGCTGGGGGTTTCCTATGCGATGTGGGCAACGGATACGAAGCGCTTGTTGGCTTTCAGCACGGTTTCTCAACTAGGCTGGATTCTCTCGGCTCCTGAAGTAGCTGGCTTTTATACCCTGACTCATGGTTTGGTAAAATCATCCCTATTCATGCTCGCCGGTGCTTTGCCGAGTCGCAATTTCAAGGAGCTGCAAAATAAGCCGATCGATACATCCCTGTGGTTGGCCTTAGTGATTGCCGCCTTCTCCATATCCGGCTTTCCTTTACTGTCCGGCTTTGGCGCCAAGGTCTTAACCCTGAAAAATCTTCTGCCTTGGCAGGATTTGACCATGAATCTGGTGGCGGTGGGAACGGCTATATCCTTGGCTAAGTTTATATTCTTGCCCCATAAGACCCTGGAGGAACCAAAGCCGTTAAAACTTGGGTTTTGGCTGGGGGTGCTATTATTGCTCGGTTCCCTGATTGTGGCCAATGTGGTGTATTATGAAGCCTATAACCTACTCAATATCATCAAGGCACTGGCAGTTATTGGCGGCGGCTGGTTGGCCTATTGGGTGGTTTTTCGCCGCACGGCAATCAAGCTGCCGCGTGTGTTTGAGCAATTCGATGATTTGCTCGGAGTGATGACTGTGATTTCCATCTTGCTTTTCTGGGTGGCCGTATCTTCTGGGTGGTCTTGA
- a CDS encoding Na+/H+ antiporter subunit E: MIGYLNLILRLVIWFLLTANFTWPNIIIGVVIALLLPHSHKVRGSLQDWLRALWETLVAIPQAYMEAVEIIFRPHNFEEVTMEHVPENRPPALVFLDIFIITFTPKSIVLKYHEEDGGYEVHWVRRRKKV, encoded by the coding sequence ATGATTGGTTATCTGAATCTGATATTGCGATTGGTCATCTGGTTTCTGCTCACTGCGAATTTCACCTGGCCAAATATCATCATCGGCGTCGTGATCGCCCTGCTGTTGCCCCACAGCCACAAGGTGCGGGGCTCGTTACAGGATTGGCTGCGGGCGTTGTGGGAAACCCTCGTGGCGATTCCCCAAGCCTATATGGAGGCGGTGGAAATCATCTTCCGTCCCCATAACTTTGAGGAGGTGACGATGGAACACGTGCCGGAAAATCGTCCCCCAGCCTTGGTATTCTTAGATATCTTTATCATCACTTTTACTCCTAAGAGTATTGTGCTGAAATATCACGAGGAAGATGGCGGCTATGAAGTTCACTGGGTGCGGCGGAGGAAAAAAGTATGA
- a CDS encoding monovalent cation/H(+) antiporter subunit G gives MSELFTYVCLGVGVVFSFWGTSHLLQRRSVFFKIHSLSVSDTLGSMAILFGLLLNLPSEWPLLLLAIICLAIWNTMLGYVLAYCSSENRKND, from the coding sequence ATGAGCGAACTGTTTACCTATGTTTGTCTAGGTGTAGGAGTTGTCTTCTCTTTTTGGGGGACTTCCCATTTGCTCCAGCGCCGATCGGTATTTTTCAAAATCCACAGTCTTTCGGTGTCGGATACCCTCGGCTCGATGGCGATTTTATTCGGATTGCTTCTGAATCTACCCAGTGAATGGCCGTTGCTACTCCTGGCGATTATTTGTCTGGCAATTTGGAATACGATGCTCGGTTATGTGCTGGCCTATTGCTCTAGTGAGAACCGCAAAAATGACTGA
- a CDS encoding DUF4040 domain-containing protein, which yields MTDFYIYLIIFLMPLVSGMLLLQSNPYYAMILRGILGALAALTYSILGAADVALTEALVGTLLAITLYAVAVRSSMVMRLGIIKDQSRDENPQWQDLLDKLRIIAGKWHLRLELVDYEDTQTLHQALIDKEIHAICVKPAPKAGGLGTASHEEEPLYYETITRIKRLYEIMQNQLPSVRMVTDYQPLAIVPDLSEQHQ from the coding sequence ATGACTGATTTTTATATCTATCTGATTATTTTCCTGATGCCGTTAGTCTCAGGGATGTTGCTACTGCAGTCTAATCCTTACTATGCCATGATTCTGCGGGGCATATTGGGGGCATTGGCTGCATTGACCTATTCCATCTTGGGAGCTGCGGATGTGGCTTTGACTGAGGCTTTGGTAGGCACTTTGCTGGCGATTACTCTCTATGCGGTGGCGGTACGATCGTCTATGGTGATGCGCCTTGGCATCATCAAAGACCAATCACGAGATGAGAATCCCCAATGGCAAGACCTGCTGGACAAGTTGCGCATCATTGCTGGTAAGTGGCATCTGCGTCTAGAACTGGTGGATTATGAGGATACGCAGACTCTCCACCAAGCTCTAATTGATAAGGAAATTCATGCTATCTGTGTGAAACCAGCACCGAAAGCTGGTGGTTTGGGGACAGCCTCCCATGAGGAGGAGCCGTTATATTATGAGACCATCACTCGGATTAAACGTCTCTATGAAATTATGCAAAACCAACTGCCCTCAGTGCGGATGGTAACGGATTATCAACCCTTGGCTATTGTCCCAGATTTATCGGAGCAGCATCAATGA
- a CDS encoding Na(+)/H(+) antiporter subunit B, with the protein MKLIYLIAGIALYVKVLFTSNSLLPQFLHSPIVETVVRDSGIPNAVSAIILRNRLYDTIFEVVVFTISILGVKFLLANEKPISKVYQFTDQPSIVLARLGATIAALVAVELAIRGHLTPGGGFAAGVAGGTAIGLVAITSSMDEMQAIYKRWNAATWEKISVLIFIVLAAMNLSGIELPHGQLGDLVSGGFIPWLNILVAIKVALGSWAVVLLFVRYRGLL; encoded by the coding sequence ATGAAATTGATTTACCTTATAGCGGGTATCGCTCTATATGTGAAAGTTCTTTTCACTTCCAATTCCCTCCTGCCACAATTCTTGCACAGCCCGATCGTCGAAACCGTGGTGCGCGATAGTGGCATTCCCAATGCCGTATCGGCCATCATTCTCAGAAATCGCTTATATGACACTATCTTTGAAGTGGTCGTATTTACGATATCCATCTTAGGGGTCAAATTTTTGCTGGCCAATGAAAAACCCATCAGTAAAGTCTATCAATTCACGGATCAGCCGTCGATTGTGCTGGCGCGTTTGGGAGCCACTATTGCGGCTTTGGTAGCAGTTGAACTGGCAATTCGCGGCCATTTAACTCCCGGCGGGGGTTTTGCGGCGGGAGTGGCTGGGGGCACCGCGATCGGTCTGGTGGCTATTACTTCATCAATGGATGAAATGCAGGCCATCTACAAACGCTGGAATGCTGCTACTTGGGAAAAAATTTCCGTTCTCATTTTCATCGTCTTAGCCGCGATGAATCTCTCCGGTATTGAATTGCCCCACGGTCAATTAGGTGATTTAGTTAGTGGTGGGTTTATTCCTTGGCTCAACATTCTTGTGGCCATCAAAGTGGCCTTGGGCTCTTGGGCTGTGGTTTTGCTATTTGTTCGTTATCGCGGCTTGTTATAG